Proteins encoded in a region of the Ornithodoros turicata isolate Travis chromosome 3, ASM3712646v1, whole genome shotgun sequence genome:
- the LOC135389666 gene encoding putative nuclease HARBI1, with protein sequence MELYSDVEFLQRFRFTKNAVLSVLSQLSLPDVTDNRGHPLPPMLKLLVTLRFYGAGAFQTGIGDLVKISQPATCNAIWAVTRSIASELYPKYVKFPSASEAPSVMARFHSIAGFQRVTGCIDCTHVPINSPGGSDAEVYRNRKGVFSINVQAITGPELQFFDIVASWPGSVHDSRIFENSRVRVLYEEGRIPGILLGDKGYPCSPFLLTPLSNPRTPPERRYNTSHIKTRNSVERTFGVWKRRFPCLRMKLQNKIERSAAIVCACAALHNVACALNDPCPNDGTDASEDDFSVPANRGDSLLGAQIRRSLIQTDFSGVHQSNLDIA encoded by the exons ATGGAGCTTTATTCGGACGTAGAGTTTCTGCAGCGATTCCGGTTCACGAAGAACGCCGTGCTCTCCGTACTGAGCCAGCTGTCCCTCCCAGACGTTACGGACAACAGAGGTCACCCCCTGCCTCCAATGCTGAAACTGCTGGTGACTCTTCGGTTTTACGGTGCTGGGGCATTTCAGACCGGTATCGGTGATCTCGTCAAAATATCGCAGCCAGCTACATGTAATGCAATTTGGGCAGTGACGAGGAGCATAGCTTCGGAGCTTTACCCAAAATACGTGAAATTCCCTTCTGCGTCCGAAGCACCGTCAGTTATGGCTCGATTTCACTCCATTGCCGGATTTCAAAGGGTGACAGGCTGTATTGACTGCACTCACGTACCCATAAACAGCCCTGGAGGAAGTGACGCTGAGGTTTACAGAAATAGGAAAGGCGTGTTCTCCATCAACGTGCAG GCAATCACTGGCCCGGAACTTCAGTTTTTCGACATCGTTGCCAGCTGGCCGGGGTCAGTTCATGATAGCCGCATATTTGAAAACAGCAGAGTACGAGTTCTGTATGAGGAAGGCAGGATTCCTGGCATTTTGCTCGGGGATAAAGGATACCCGTGTTCGCCGTTTCTGTTGACGCCACTCAGCAATCCCAGAACCCCGCCAGAGAGGAG GTATAACACGAGTCACATAAAAACACGCAACTCCGTGGAAAGAACGTTCGGAGTTTGGAAAAGGAGGTTCCCGTGTCTCCGTATGAAGTTGCAAAACAAGATAGAGAGATCTGCTGCTATCGTCTGCGCTTGCGCAGCGCTCCACAACGTCGCCTGCGCGCTGAATGACCCGTGCCCGAATGATGGAACAGATGCATCGGAAGACGACTTCAGTGTTCCTGCCAATCGCGGAGATAGCCTCTTGGGAGCGCAGATACGACGTAGTCTTATACAGACCGATTTTTCTGGTGTGCACCAGAGCAATCTGGATATTGCTTGA